From a single Pelmatolapia mariae isolate MD_Pm_ZW linkage group LG20, Pm_UMD_F_2, whole genome shotgun sequence genomic region:
- the LOC134618601 gene encoding tubulin alpha-1B chain: protein MRECISIHVGQAGVQIGNACWELYCLEHGIQPDGQMPSDKAIGGGDDSFNTFFSETGAGKHVPRAVFVDLEPTVIDEVRTGTYRQLFHPEQLITGKEDAANNYARGHYTIGKEIIDLVLDRIRKLADQCTGLQGFLVFHSFGGGTGSGFTSLLMERLSVDYGKKSKLEFSIYPAPQVSTAVVEPYNSILTTHTTLEHSDCAFMVDNEAIYDICRRNLDIERPTYTNLNRLISQIVSSITASLRFDGALNVDLTEFQTNLVPYPRIHFPLATYAPVISAEKAYHEQLSVAEITNACFEPANQMVKCDPRHGKYMACCLLYRGDVVPKDVNAAIATIKTKRSIQFVDWCPTGFKVGINYQPPTVVPGGDLAKVQRAVCMLSNTTAIAEAWARLDHKFDLMYAKRAFVHWYVGEGMEEGEFSEAREDMAALEKDYEEVGVDSIEGEGEEEGEEY from the exons ATG CGTGAGTGTATTTCCATCCACGTTGGTCAAGCTGGTGTCCAAATTGGCAATGCCTGCTGGGAGCTTTACTGCCTGGAACATGGGATCCAGCCAGATGGTCAGATGCCCAGTGACAAAGCCATTGGTGGTGGAGATGATTCTTTCAACACCTTCTTCAGTGAGACTGGAGCTGGAAAGCACGTTCCCAGAGCTGTTTTTGTCGACTTAGAGCCCACTGTCATCG ATGAGGTGCGCACTGGGACCTACCGCCAGTTGTTCCACCCTGAGCAGCTGATCACTGGCAAGGAGGATGCTGCTAACAACTACGCCCGTGGACACTACACCATTGGCAAAGAAATCATTGACCTGGTTCTGGACAGGATTCGTAAACTG GCTGATCAGTGCACTGGTCTTCAGGGTTTCCTGGTGTTCCACAGCTTCGGCGGTGGCACCGGCTCTGGTTTCACCTCCTTGCTGATGGAGCGTCTGTCTGTTGACTACGGCAAGAAGTCCAAGCTGGAGTTCTCCATCTACCCAGCTCCCCAGGTGTCCACCGCTGTGGTGGAGCCCTACAACTCCATCCTGACCACCCACACCACCCTAGAGCACTCTGACTGTGCATTCATGGTAGATAATGAGGCCATCTACGATATCTGCCGTAGGAACCTCGATATTGAGCGTCCTACTTACACCAacctgaacaggctgatcagtCAGATTGTGTCCTCCATCACTGCTTCCCTCCGCTTTGATGGTGCCCTCAATGTTGATCTGACAGAGTTCCAGACCAACTTGGTGCCATACCCCCGTATCCACTTCCCCCTGGCCACCTATGCTCCAGTCATCTCTGCAGAGAAGGCTTACCACGAGCAACTCTCAGTGGCTGAGATCACAAACGCCTGCTTTGAGCCAGCCAATCAGATGGTGAAATGTGACCCTCGCCACGGCAAGTACATGGCCTGTTGCCTTTTGTACCGTGGTGATGTGGTGCCCAAAGATGTCAACGCTGCCATTGCCACCATCAAAACTAAGCGCTCCATCCagtttgtggactggtgccccACTGGTTTCAAGGTTGGCATCAACTACCAGCCCCCCACTGTGGTTCCTGGTGGAGATCTGGCTAAGGTCCAGAGGGCTGTGTGCATGCTGAGCAACACCACTGCTATTGCAGAGGCCTGGGCTCGGCTCGACCACAAGTTTGATCTGATGTACGCTAAGCGTGCCTTTGTTCACTGGTACGTGGGTGAGGGTATGGAGGAGGGAGAGTTCTCCGAGGCCAGAGAGGACATGGCAGCTCTGGAGAAGGATTATGAGGAGGTGGGAGTTGATTCTATTGAGGGtgaaggagaagaggaaggagaggagTACTGA
- the pink1 gene encoding serine/threonine-protein kinase PINK1, mitochondrial, which translates to MSVKHAISRGLELGRSVFQLGLLKSGGRLAAKLRADRFRAGPSVRTAQPQAFLPSRYRYYRTSLKGLAAQLQSAGFRRFAGGSPRNRAVFLAFGLGVGLIEQQLEDDRKSASTCQEIQAVFRKKKFQSPLKPFTSGYKLEDYILGNQIGKGSNAAVYEAAAQFAPPKQSARKCSLVQIKEDEVETEAPRSLTCCSLRNFPFAIKMMWNFGAGSSSEAILKSMSQELVPAGPHALKQEKEEITLDGHFGVLPKRVSEHPNVIRVYRAFTADVPLLPGAQEEYPDVLPPRLNPAGLGNNRTLFLVMKNYPCTLRQYLEMSTPSRRQGTLMVLQLLEGIDHLCREGVAHRDLKSDNVLLEFDSDGCPRLVISDFGCCLAQSDSSLQLPFNSIWVSKGGNASLMAPEVATAVPGCGVVLDYSKADAWAVGAISYEIFGQQNPFYRAVGLESRNYQEKQLPPLPSSVPADVQFVIRLILRRNPNKRPTARVAANMLHLSLWGRKALANQDSVGMRKLADWLLCQSAVVLLKGCQGPSGNRVEAELQRSFLANLELEDLRTAVGFLLYGREQSQACVLSV; encoded by the exons ATGTCTGTGAAACACGCTATTAGCCGGGGACTCGAGTTGGGCCGGTCGGTCTTTCAGCTCGGTCTCCTGAAATCCGGTGGCCGACTCGCAGCAAAGCTCCGAGCTGACCGTTTCCGTGCAGGCCCGTCGGTCCGCACCGCTCAGCCTCAGGCTTTCCTGCCGTCTCGGTACCGCTATTACCGCACTTCTCTGAAAGGCCTGGCAGCTCAGCTTCAGTCCGCCGGCTTCAGGAGGTTTGCTGGCGGGTCCCCGCGTAACAGAGCTGTATTTTTGGCTTTCGGTCTCGGTGTGGGGCTTATCGAACAACAGCTGGAGGATGACAGAAAGAGTGCTTCAACATGCCAGGAGATTCAG GCTGTTTTTAGAAAGAAGAAATTCCAGAGTCCACTTAAGCCATTCACCTCTGGATATAAACTGGAGGATTACATTCTAGGGAACCAGATTGGGAAAGGCTCCAATGCAGCTGTGTATGAGGCTGCAGCTCAGTTTGCTCCTCCAAAGCAAAGTGCCAGAAAATGCTCCCTGGTGCAGATAAAAGAAGATGAAGTGGAAACTGAGGCACCTCGGTCTCTGACGTGCTGCTCACTAAGGAACTTCCCTTTTGCTATTAAGATGATGTGGAACTTTGGG GCTGGGTCATCAAGTGAGGCCATCTTAAAGTCTATGTCTCAGGAGCTGGTGCCTGCAGGTCCTCATGCCttaaagcaggaaaaagaagaaattactCTGGATGG ACATTTCGGAGTCCTGCCCAAAAGAGTGTCAGAACACCCTAATGTAATCCGAGTGTATCGGGCTTTTACTGCAGATGTTCCATTGCTACCAGGTGCTCAGGAGGAATATCCAGATGTTTTGCCACCCAGGCTTAACCCTGCAGGCCTGGGCAACAATCGCACTCTTTTCCTGGTCATGAAGAA CTATCCATGCACACTGAGGCAGTACCTGGAAATGTCCACACCAAGCCGCAGGCAGGGCACTCTGATGGTGCTGCAGCTCCTTGAGGGGATCGACCATTTGTGCAGAGAGGGTGTCGCTCACAgggatctaaaatcagacaacgTGCTGTTGGAATTCGACTCAG ATGGTTGCCCCCGTTTAGTGATTTCTGACTTTGGATGCTGTCTGGCCCAGAGCGATTCTAGTCTGCAGCTGCCCTTCAACAGCATTTGGGTCAGCAAAGGAGGGAATGCTTCACTTATGGCTCCGGAG GTGGCCACTGCAGTTCCAGGATGTGGTGTGGTGCTTGACTACAGCAAGGCAGATGCTTGGGCCGTGGGCGCCATTTCCTACGAGATATTTGGACAGCAAAATCCATTCTATCGAGCAGTGGGACTGGAGAGCAGGAATTACCAGGAGAAGCAGCTTCCTCCTCTACCCTCCAGTGTTCCAGCTGATGTGCAATTCGTGATACGCTTAATTCTCAGGAGGAACCCAAACAAG CGCCCCACTGCCCGTGTGGCAGCTAACATGCTACATCTGAGCCTCTGGGGTCGGAAGGCTCTGGCTAACCAGGACAGTGTGGGCATGAGGAAGCTGGCTGATTGGTTGCTGTGCCAGTCTGCTGTGGTTCTCCTTAAGGGCTGTCAGGGGCCCAGTGGGAACAGAGTGGAGGCGGAGCTTCAGAGGAGTTTCCTGGCTAACCTAGAGCTGGAGGACCTGCGCACTGCTGTAGGCTTCCTCCTCTATGGGCGAGAGCAGAGCCAGGCCTGCGTGCTGTCTGTCTAG
- the agmat gene encoding agmatinase, mitochondrial, producing the protein MSSPWRNLHLSRTITAAAADFFALQPRQTLALCSDRRGLCINPNRQCSGKRYNVPPSAEFVARVSGIPTMAKLPYQDTAEGLDAAFVGVPIDTGTSNRPGARFGPRQIRVESAMLRAYNSGTRAAPYESLVVADIGDVNVNVYDLKDTCKRIREAYRKILATGCIPLTMGGDHTIAYPILQAVAEKHGPVGLIHVDAHADTSDVVLGEKIGHGTPFRRCVEEGLLDCKRVVQIGLRGSGYSADSYEWSRTQGFRVVQVEECWFKSLAPLMDEVRNQMGKGPVYLSFDIDALDPGFAPGTGTPEIAGLTPIQGVEIIRGCRGLNLVGCDLVEVSPPYDTTGNTALTGANLLFEMLCVLPKIKYY; encoded by the exons ATGTCTTCGCCTTGGAGAAACCTGCATTTAAGTCGTACCATTACCGCTGCAGCAGCGGACTTTTTCGCCTTGCAGCCACGACAAACTTTGGCTCTTTGCAGCGACAGACGAGGCCTTTGCATAAATCCGAACAGACAGTGTTCAGGAAAACGCTACAATGTACCACCGAGCGCAGAGTTTGTTGCCAGGGTGTCCGGGATCCCCACCATGGCCAAATTACCTTACCAGGACACCGCAGAAGGGCTTGATGCAGCGTTTGTTGGCGTCCCAATTGATACCGGGACCTCCAACCGACCTGGCGCAAG GTTTGGCCCACGACAGATCAGAGTTGAGTCGGCCATGCTGAGGGCTTACAACAGTGGCACCAGGGCAGCACCTTATGAGTCCCTCGTGGTTGCTGATATTGGGGATGTGAACGTTAATGTGTATGACCTGAAAGACACTTGCAAACGCATCAGGGAGGCCTACAGAAAGATCCTGGCCACTGGCTGCATCCCGCTAACTATGG GTGGCGATCACACTATTGCTTACCCAATCCTGCAAGCCGTTGCTGAGAA GCATGGCCCAGTGGGTTTGATCCATGTGGATGCTCATGCTGACACCAGTGATGTGGTATTGGGGGAGAAAATAGGCCACGGGACTCCATTCCGACGATGTGTGGAGGAAGGGTTACTGGACTGCAAGAGAGTGGTCCAGATCGGCCTTCGGGGTTCAGGTTATTCTGCCGACTCATATGAATGGAGTCGGACACAG GGCTTCCGTGTTGTGCAAGTGGAAGAGTGTTGGTTCAAATCTCTTGCGCCTTTAATGGATGAGGTCAGGAATCAGATGGGCAAAGGTCCAGTATACCTCAGTTTTGACATTGATGCTCTTGACCCTGGCTTTGCCCCTGGAACAGGCACACCTGAGATAGCAGGGCTCACTCCCATACAG GGAGTTGAGATTATTCGGGGATGCCGTGGTCTGAACCTTGTTGGATGTGATCTAGTGGAGGTGTCACCACCCTATGACACCACAG GAAACACTGCATTGACTGGGGCCAACCTCCTCTTTGAAATGTTATGTGTTCTCCCAAAAATTAAATACTATTGA
- the LOC134618412 gene encoding trypsin I-P1-like — protein MEKENTGRIIGGQEVEPYSIKYQASLQTEVGDHYCGGTLVHPEWVVSAAHCWRPSNFMRVVLSEHSLIKTEGFEQIFNVSKIYVHNYNFRTYENDIMLIKLSRPAQLNAYVQPVLIPDEGTPPFTGTCIVSGWGVTQVYSYTLSPVLRAVDVREIPYCTWYYWGRIKPGMLCAGSPYGGKDSCQGDSGGPLVCNGYFEGIVSWGIGCANQYYPGVYTRVRSYIQWINWVIDNTP, from the exons atgg AGAAAGAGAATACAGGAAGGATCATCGGGGGTCAGGAGGTCGAACCATACTCTATCAAATATCAGGCATCCCTTCAGACTGAGGTCGGGGATCACTATTGTGGAGGCACGCTAGTTCACCCAGAGTGGGTGGTGTCTGCTGCCCACTGCTGGAGACC GAGTAATTTTATGAGGGTTGTGCTATCTGAGCACAGCCTGATCAAAACAGAAGGATTTGAACAGATCTTCAATGTCTCAAAGATATATGTACACAATTATAATTTCAGGACATATGAGAATGATATCATGCTTATTAAG CTTAGCAGACCAGCACAGCTGAATGCTTATGTTCAGCCAGTTCTGATACCTGATGAAGGTACCCCTCCCTTTACTGGCACCTGCATAGTGAGTGGCTGGGGAGTGACACAGGTTTACAGTTACACCCTGTCCCCTGTGCTACGTGCTGTAGATGTAAGAGAAATACCTTACTGCACTTGGTATTACTGGGGCAGGATCAAACCAGGTATGCTTTGTGCTGGATCTCCATACGGGGGAAAGGACTCTTGCCAG GGCGACTCCGGGGGCCCCCTTGTCTGCAATGGCTACTTTGAGGGCATTGTCTCCTGGGGTATTGGCTGTGCAAATCAGTACTACCCTGGTGTCTACACCAGAGTCAGGAGCTATATTCAGTGGATTAACTGGGTTATTGACAACACACCATGA